TGACGCTGCTGACGTTTTCCCTGATCCGTCTGATCCCCGGCGACCCGGTTGAAGTGATGGTGGGCGAGCGCACGCTCAACCCGGAGCTGCACGCCGCCGCCCTCAAACGCCTGGGTTTGGACCAGCCGCTGTACGTGCAGTACGGTCGTTACCTCGGGCAACTGGCACAGGGCGACCTGGGGCAGTCGCTCAAGACGCAGTCTCCCGTGTGGAGCGAATTCAAGGCCCTGTTTCCGGCCACGCTGGAGCTGGCGCTGTGCGCGCTGCTGCTGGCGCTGGTGCTGGGGCTGATCGCGGGGGTGCTCGCGGCGGTCAAGCGCGGCAGCTGGCTGGACCACACCGTCATGACGGGCGCGCTCACCGGCTACTCCATGCCCATCTTCTGGTGGGGCCTGCTGCTGATCCTGATCTTCTCGGTGGGGCTGGGCTGGACGCCGGTGTCCGGCCGGCTCGACCTGATGTTCGACGTGCAGCCACAGACCGGCTTCATGCTCATCGACGCCTGGCTGGCCGAGCGCGCCGACCCCGAGCTCAGCAGCGGCGCGCTGTGGGACGCGGTGCGCCACCTGATC
This Hydrogenophaga taeniospiralis DNA region includes the following protein-coding sequences:
- a CDS encoding ABC transporter permease subunit — its product is MLRYLLKKLLVLIPTILGVTLLTFSLIRLIPGDPVEVMVGERTLNPELHAAALKRLGLDQPLYVQYGRYLGQLAQGDLGQSLKTQSPVWSEFKALFPATLELALCALLLALVLGLIAGVLAAVKRGSWLDHTVMTGALTGYSMPIFWWGLLLILIFSVGLGWTPVSGRLDLMFDVQPQTGFMLIDAWLAERADPELSSGALWDAVRHLILPAIVLGTIPLAVIARMTRSSMLEVLREDYVRTARAKGLSPMRVIFVHTLRNALIPVLTVVGLQVGTLMGGAVLTETIFSWPGIGKWLIDAIGRRDYPVVQNGILLVATLVVVTNFVVDLLYGVANPRIRVQA